A region of the Fulvia fulva chromosome 7, complete sequence genome:
ATATCGTCGACTTTGGCATCCATGTCGGTGAGCAAGTTGACAGACAACCAATCGAGCACCAGTCTGATCTTTTCGGAATGAAAGTGTAGACGCCGGCGAAGAAGATCGACCCGTGGCTCTTGCTGCGAGAGGTTGTAGTGCAAGTTCTCCCAGACATTGCTGCATCTCTCACGAAAGTGTCTGTTCCCCTCTAGCAAGGTCTCACATTCCTTCAGCGTTGCTAGGAAATTGCCGACAATGGCCTTTCTCTCTTCTTCGAAGTCAGATCCGAGCGGTTCGTATGGTTGAACACCAAAAACGGGACCCCGGTTCTGATAGCGAAGCTGTGCATTCTGAAGAGATTCGTTAAGTCTCTCGAGAAGGTATCGAAAGTTGAAGATGTCATTTTGAAAGTTCTTGTAGCGCACATCTATGAGAGAGTTACATCAGTACTGAGTCAAGTGAAGGGGGCCATAGAGTGGATCTTACCTGCTCTGTTCTCGTCTACAAATCCCCATTGATAAATCTGCCAGGCGACTTTCAGACCCACGATCACATCACTGCCACCGACACTGAACGACATTATGACGAAAACCAATATATGGCTGGAGGATAGGAGGGACACGATCTTGGTACCTCACGTCTGCCATAGGCCGACGAGGGCTGTACACCATGCGCAAACACCCAAAGAACAGTGCTGTGTAGAAGAGTCAGCTGTAGTGCAGTAGAGGCGAATCGATGGTGAAGAGAGGTCGTGCTGTGACCCAGGAGCCGGGTCCCTCGCGTGCTCAAGAGCGTGAAGTGCGGCCTCTCACACCTGCATACAGCGTTATCGATGGCGGCGGCAGTGCGCATCCCGTTTGGGAGGAATGTGTTCGCTTCCTGATCAGCTTATAAACTCCTATTGGTGTGGGAGCGCCAGCCGCAGCGCCATGCCGTTTTCGCACCAGTCAAAGCACGTGCCAAGCATGTGCAGGACTGCGGAGAGCACAAGCTACCGGTGAACACTGCCTGGCGTGTCTGCCTTACTCTCGTACCCCGAGGCGTAGCAAGGATATTGATAGTGTGGTCGAGGCCACAAAGGATGAAGCTCCCCGATGTCCTCAGCTCCCAAGCTGCTGTTATCGTGCTTCATCCAGAACAAAGATGCCTCTCAACGCGAACGAGGAAGCTTTGATAGGGAAGCCTTCTACAGCAGATCTTGACTATGAGCATCAAAGAGTGGAATATGCGCCCGAGGAACAACACAAGATTGGAAAGTGGACTCTGGTCGCGCTCATCCTAAACCGAACGATCGGCTCTGGCATCTTCCTAACACCGCATCGTAAGCCAGATTCACAGTTGGCAGCGAGCTCATAGATCTCTAAGAGGTCATGAGGGCGTTGATGCGCCCACAACACGTAGCCAGATCAGGACTGACGTGTCGTATGTAGGGATCCTGACTGGCGTTGGCTGTGTCGGCGGTGCGCTCTGTGTCTGGGTCCTGGGTGCTCTCATCTCGATATGCGGTCTTTACGTCTGGTTGGAATGCGGCTTGTCGATGCCACAGAGAAGAGTTCGAGTCGAGACCGAGCCTCGAGGCGTTCCTCGATCTGGTGGCGATAAGAACTACCTTGAGTTCATGTTCCCAAACCGCGGACTCAGGCTCCCACACTTCAGGACAACATGCTCATTCTCGATCATGTTCCTACTGATGTATATTCTCTCTGGCAACGCGATCTCCTTTGCGATCCAGGTGATGACAGCATCTGGACACTACGATCGCGACTCTGGCGATCTCCCTCCTCGAGGTATTGTTATTGGCATAGCTATATCCGCTTTGAGCCTGGTGGTCTTGCTTCATGCCTTCTCCCGAAACATTGGCATCTTCATCAACAATGGCTTCGCCATTATCAAAGTGGCACTTCTGTTGACCATAATCTGTCTGGGAATTGCGAAAGCAGCTGGCAAGTTCGGTGGTCCAGGCGACGTTGTCCGGAACAACTTCACCAAGGACGTCTGGCAGACGTAGCAAAAGGATGTCGGATCCTGGTCAAACTCGCTCCTGCTGTGCATGTACGCCTTCTCCGGATACGAGCAACCCTTCTATGTCCTTGCTGAGACGAAGAGCCCTCGAAAGAACGGTACACCTCGATTGCAATGGTCATTGCGATGGTACTGTTCGTTCTGGTCAATATCAGCTATCTCTTGGTGGTCGACAAAAGCGAAGTCTTGCCCGAGCAGGGCGGCATCCCTGATAGCTTCGACCTGGCTACGCTCTTCTTCGATAACCTGTGGAAGAATGATCATCAAGGAGCTGCGCGTGCTATGGCTGCAGTCATCGCCGTATCAATCTTCGGCAATCTATGGGTGATGACATTCACGGCCGCCAGAGTAAAACAGGAGATTGCGAAAGAAGGCATCCTGCCCTTCTCTCTGATCATTGCCACATCATACAGAACGCCTTCCGGCATGCTCAAACGAGCCTTCTCCAGGAATCCACGCTCAGAAGAGCAAGTAGAACAAGCTACGACGGCAACTTTCGGTCTGCACTGGCTTACATCAGTCGTCTTGATCGCAGCCACTGCGCCGATCCTCGATCCGCGCAGGACGTACTCCATCTTGATCTCCCTGTATTCGTATACGATCATACTGGTCCTGGGGTTCTGGGTGTCCTTCGGGCTAGTCATGACCAAATTCCGCAAGTCCCAATGGCACTGGCAGGAGCGCCGCCGGTCTCGTCCGTGGCTTTCACCAGCGCACGCCATCATCTACTGCATCGCCACAGCTTTCATGCTCGTAGCGGCGTTTGTGCCGTCGCAACGCGGATCACCTTTCCACGAGTCGGTCACTGGTTTGCCGTGGTACCTCATTCCTGCGATAGGCATCACAGGTCCGTTTTGGGGACTGCTGTGGTACGGAGGCTTCAGACTGTACGAGTCCAAGATGAGATGTCGGCAACTTGTCGTGACTAGGGAAGCGTACTGGGCGCGAGACCCAGGCTGCCCGGGAGAGTACGTTCAGCTTGCCGAAATTATCGATCACACGTGGGAAGTGGCAACGCGAGAGGACATGTCCGATGAGTTCGAGAAGCCTCGTACCGCGTTGCTTGAGCATAGGAGTACGCCCATGATGCGAATGTCAAGTCCCAGCAAAGGCGATGGAAGTGATGGACAGTTGTTGGAGGAGGGCAAGGCAGGAGGCCGTGTTCGAGATCAGGACGTGGGTATTCCTAGACGTCTTTCTGATAGCTTTTGATACGACGGATGAAGATATGTTGCAATGGTATGGGAATGTGCAAGATGCAACAGGTGCGCTTGTCAGCGCAAGATTTATGTCTGACTATGCCACGACTTTAAGGTGGGTGGCTCGTCTCAGAGTAACAATGCGATGCAATGCACGAGGCGTCTGTACACCCTGGTCTAGTAATAGCGTTGCATTTGACACAGATCCTCTCTCGCTATCTAGATAATCGACGGTTCGTGTATGACAAGGATTAGTGAAGAGCAATCCCAGTCTGCACAACCTTTTGATGCAGATACCTGGCATATGAGGCAGCATCGTGCACCTCGACACTGGCCGGAGCGACTGACTAGCACTCTATTGATCGTCTGATGGAATGTGAAAAGTGTATATCACGCCTACCAACGGCACGGCCAGATGAGTGGAATGCTGGCATCTATGGTGATACCCTCACGAAGCCACAAACCACCCACCTGCACAAATCCCCACCGCAACCATCGCTGTCAAAATCCACGCCCCAGCCCTATCCGCCGTTGTAATATCATCATGCTGAACATACTTCCCCGTACTCTCCACCCCGGCATTGGGGTTCCCTACACTCGTGCCCCCAGAATCCTGACTCACTGGCCCGGGCACCAGATCAATCAAATTGCTTTGAATAACCTCCAACGCATTCATCTGCTGCCCTACCCCAAAGCCTCCATCCCACTCACTCACAGTCCACTTCGTCCCACACGTCACGCCGTCGTCGCCACCGGTGCAGGAGCGAGCTGCTGCCATGGCGGAGGCGGAGAGGAGGGGCATGATAATGTCGTGGGTCCAGGGAACGATTTTGACGGTGCCGGCCATCCAGCGGGAGAGGTAGGCTTTGAAGGTTTGCTGGTCGATGTTGCAGCTCGAGAGGGGTTCACAGGCGACTTCGTACATGATTTGGTCTTGGAAGAAGATGCGGATTGTGGCTTCGAGGAGGGATTCGAGGCGGCCGCGCCATTTTTCTTGTTCGGCGCCTGATGTCTGTGGGCGGTGTTAGGGAGGTGTTTGAGTTGTGGGGATGTGGTGCTGGACTTACGATGTTGTACATGGCGGCGGCGCCGTAGAGATATACGCCGGCGTTGTAGGACCATTGTGTATGATCGTGCTCGGCGCAATTGAGGCGGTCATCTGTGCCATCGTAGATCTGCCAAACAGAAGCGTGTTAGCTATACTTGAGGACCACGTGGTCATGTCTTAGCGGATGGTGCCAGGCATGTCTGAGACAGACGATGCCTTCTACCCTTCAGTACTTACCATGTAGTGCTCGCTGATCAAACCGACCTCCACAGACCAGTCCCATACGGTATCTGCCCATTGTGCATATGTAGCGTTGTACGTATACATACTCAAGCGGGCTGCCAGATTAAAGAAGCATCCGTTCGATATGGAGTTCTTGTAGTTGTAGCCTGTACTTGTCAGCCGTCATCACCTTGCGACTCCGCACAGTCCACTCTCCTTACCGTTGTTGAATGTGAAGATCTGCCACTTCAATCCGCCGTTACACGACCGCATATCCCACCGTACGACCTGCGTATTGAAGACAGCTTGAGCCAAAGCTAGCCATTGTGGTTGGTCTGGAGGCGGGTTTGGAAAACCGACTTCTGCAGCGGACATGGCTGCAATCCCCCAGAAAGCCTGGTCATCATTCCCGAGCGTTCTTGATTGATTCGGTGGCATGTAGTTCTCGTCTGGACCGACCTAGAACTGCGTCAGCGGTCACAGTCTGATAAGCATCAGTGACGCTCGACCAACCTGATGCAGCAGCCCCTGCGTGGTGACTTCATTGTATGATGGATCATCCGTGTAGTACCTCAGAGAGTGTCAGCACGGAAATGTATCATTTCTTAAGTTTCGAACAGGAGTTTATTTTACATACCAGTAGTCGATCAAGGAGCCAAACATTGCTCCTGCTTCCCACCAGTAGTAAGGTCCAGGTAACAATCCCGGAATCGCATAAGGTCTGGTAGTATTGCCAAAATACCAGGTCATCATCGTATCTGCAGTAGTCCTGGCAGCGCTTTTGATCGATTCCTGATCGTTGAGGTCCAGTACTATTGCACATGCTAGCCGTAATGCCGCTGGCAGTGCAAGCAGTGCTGTGAGCCGCATGTTCCCTCGGTTC
Encoded here:
- a CDS encoding High-affinity methionine permease, with product MPLNANEEALIGKPSTADLDYEHQRVEYAPEEQHKIGKWTLVALILNRTIGSGIFLTPHRILTGVGCVGGALCVWVLGALISICGLYVWLECGLSMPQRRVRVETEPRGVPRSGGDKNYLEFMFPNRGLRLPHFRTTCSFSIMFLLMYILSGNAISFAIQVMTASGHYDRDSGDLPPRGIVIGIAISALSLVVLLHAFSRNIGIFINNGFAIIKVALLLTIICLGIAKAAGKFGGPGDVQKDVGSWSNSLLLCMYAFSGYEQPFYVLAETKSPRKNGTPRLQCYLLVVDKSEVLPEQGGIPDSFDLATLFFDNLWKNDHQGAARAMAAVIAVSIFGNLWEIAKEGILPFSLIIATSYRTPSGMLKRAFSRNPRSEEQVEQATTATFGLHWLTSVVLIAATAPILDPRRTYSILISLYSYTIILVLGFWVSFGLVMTKFRKSQWHWQERRRSRPWLSPAHAIIYCIATAFMLVAAFVPSQRGSPFHESVTGLPWYLIPAIGITGPFWGLLWYGGFRLYESKMRCRQLVVTREAYWARDPGCPGEYVQLAEIIDHTWEVATREDMSDEFEKPRTALLEHRSTPMMRMSSPSKGDGSDGQLLEEGKAGGRVRDQDVGIPRRLSDSF
- a CDS encoding Mannan endo-1,6-alpha-mannosidase DCW1 — encoded protein: MRLTALLALPAALRLACAIVLDLNDQESIKSAARTTADTMMTWYFGNTTRPYAIPGLLPGPYYWWEAGAMFGSLIDYWYYTDDPSYNEVTTQGLLHQVGPDENYMPPNQSRTLGNDDQAFWGIAAMSAAEVGFPNPPPDQPQWLALAQAVFNTQVVRWDMRSCNGGLKWQIFTFNNGYNYKNSISNGCFFNLAARLSMYTYNATYAQWADTVWDWSVEVGLISEHYMIYDGTDDRLNCAEHDHTQWSYNAGVYLYGAAAMYNITSGAEQEKWRGRLESLLEATIRIFFQDQIMYEVACEPLSSCNIDQQTFKAYLSRWMAGTVKIVPWTHDIIMPLLSASAMAAARSCTGGDDGVTCGTKWTVSEWDGGFGVGQQMNALEVIQSNLIDLVPGPVSQDSGGTSVGNPNAGVESTGKYVQHDDITTADRAGAWILTAMVAVGICAGGWFVAS